The Kutzneria kofuensis genome has a window encoding:
- a CDS encoding Fur family transcriptional regulator yields MSDFEAQLRAASLRVTQPRLAVLTALRDHPHIDTHAVISLVRADHPAVSHQTVYDVLQALTAAGLVRRIQPAGATARYESRVGDNHHHVVCRSCGAIADVDCAVGQAPCLTPSDDHGYVVDEAEVVYWGTCPDCSTTRIPERSASSEGTR; encoded by the coding sequence ATGTCCGACTTCGAGGCGCAGCTGCGGGCGGCCTCGTTGCGCGTGACGCAGCCACGGTTGGCGGTGCTCACGGCGCTGCGCGACCACCCGCACATCGACACGCACGCGGTGATCTCGCTGGTGCGTGCCGATCACCCCGCCGTGTCCCACCAGACGGTCTACGACGTGCTGCAGGCGCTCACGGCCGCCGGCCTGGTGCGGCGCATCCAGCCCGCCGGCGCGACCGCGCGCTACGAGTCCCGGGTGGGGGACAACCACCACCACGTCGTGTGCCGCTCCTGCGGCGCGATCGCGGACGTCGACTGCGCCGTCGGCCAGGCGCCCTGTCTCACCCCCTCGGACGACCACGGGTACGTGGTCGACGAGGCGGAGGTCGTCTACTGGGGCACCTGCCCCGACTGCTCGACGACACGTATCCCCGAACGATCCGCCAGCTCGGAAGGAACCAGATGA
- a CDS encoding SRPBCC family protein, producing MSTITESVDVAVPVSTAYNQWTQFESFPQFMDGVKEIRQTDDTHTHWITKVGGVTREFDATITEQHPDERVAWKSDSGPTHAGVITFHRLDDANTRVTAQMDIDPEGFVEQVGDKLGILNHRVNADLKRFKEFIEHRGHETGAWRDHVKRPDQI from the coding sequence GTGAGCACCATCACCGAGTCCGTCGATGTGGCCGTGCCCGTGTCGACCGCGTACAACCAGTGGACGCAGTTCGAGTCGTTCCCGCAGTTCATGGACGGCGTCAAGGAGATCCGGCAGACCGACGACACGCACACGCACTGGATCACCAAGGTCGGCGGCGTCACCCGCGAGTTCGACGCGACCATCACCGAGCAGCACCCCGACGAGCGGGTGGCGTGGAAGTCGGACAGCGGGCCCACACATGCCGGTGTCATCACCTTCCACCGGCTGGACGACGCCAACACCCGGGTGACCGCCCAGATGGACATCGACCCGGAGGGCTTCGTCGAGCAGGTCGGCGACAAGCTCGGCATCCTCAACCACCGGGTCAACGCGGACCTCAAGCGGTTCAAGGAGTTCATCGAGCACCGCGGCCACGAGACCGGCGCCTGGCGCGACCACGTCAAGCGCCCCGACCAGATCTGA
- a CDS encoding SDR family oxidoreductase, which translates to MPQDQYDQQDPTRQQPATVSSGETVPHPGRTDELDREPDHGEHSYRGSGRLTDKVAVITGGDSGIGRAVAIAYAREGADVLINYLDEEKSDAEETLRWVREAGRRGVGVAGDLREESVCQEVVERAVAEFGRIDVLVSNAAYQMSQDDGLAGISSEQFDRVFKTNVYALFWLCKAAVPHMPKGASVITTSSIQAFQPSPHLLDYATSKAAIVNFTKGLAKDLVGHGIRVNSVAPGPVWTPLIPATMSEEKVESFGEQSPMGRPAQPAELAPAYVFLASQESSFVTAEVIAVTGGSPIV; encoded by the coding sequence ATGCCCCAGGACCAGTACGACCAGCAGGACCCGACCCGGCAGCAGCCCGCCACGGTCAGCAGCGGGGAGACGGTGCCGCATCCCGGCCGCACGGACGAACTCGACCGCGAGCCCGACCACGGCGAGCACAGCTACCGCGGCAGCGGGCGGCTGACCGACAAGGTGGCGGTGATCACCGGCGGCGACTCGGGCATCGGCCGGGCGGTGGCGATCGCGTACGCCCGTGAGGGCGCCGACGTGCTGATCAACTACCTGGACGAGGAGAAGTCCGACGCCGAGGAGACGCTGCGCTGGGTGCGGGAGGCCGGCCGGCGCGGTGTGGGCGTCGCCGGCGACCTGCGCGAGGAGAGCGTCTGCCAGGAGGTCGTGGAGCGGGCGGTGGCCGAGTTCGGCCGCATCGACGTCCTGGTCAGCAATGCGGCGTACCAGATGTCGCAGGACGACGGCCTGGCCGGCATCAGCAGCGAGCAGTTCGACCGGGTGTTCAAGACCAATGTGTACGCCCTGTTCTGGCTGTGCAAGGCGGCCGTGCCGCACATGCCGAAGGGCGCGAGTGTCATCACCACCTCGTCGATCCAGGCGTTCCAGCCGTCGCCGCACCTGCTCGACTACGCGACGTCCAAGGCCGCGATCGTCAACTTCACCAAGGGGTTGGCCAAGGACCTGGTCGGCCACGGCATCCGGGTGAACTCGGTGGCTCCGGGTCCGGTGTGGACGCCGCTCATTCCGGCGACGATGTCGGAGGAGAAGGTCGAGTCGTTCGGCGAGCAGTCGCCGATGGGCCGGCCCGCGCAGCCGGCCGAACTGGCGCCGGCCTACGTTTTCCTGGCCTCGCAGGAATCCAGCTTCGTCACCGCCGAGGTGATCGCGGTGACCGGCGGCTCGCCGATCGTCTGA
- the katG gene encoding catalase/peroxidase HPI, whose protein sequence is MSEPTSAQGVDQKAAAGCPVAHDSVTAQGSESENPAIDSPTAKTSGRPRTNRDWWPNQLDLSVLRAHSSKSNPLGPDFSYAKEFAKLDVEALKRDIVEVLTTSQDWWPADFGHYGGLMIRMSWHAAGTYRIHDGRGGAGDGAQRFAPLNSWPDNANLDKARRLLWPVKEKYGQQISWADLLVLAGNVAMESMGFKTFGFGFGREDTWEPEEIFWGPEDDWLGDERYVADAEMVPELGATEMGLIYVNPEGPRGSADYMAAAHFIRETFGRMAMNDEETVALIAGGHTFGKTHGAAVADDHVGPEPEGAPLEAQGLGWLSTHGSGKGADAITSGLEVTWTDRPTEWSNRFFEILFGYEWELTTSPGGAKQYVAKDAPEIIPDPFDPTKKHKPTMLTTDLALRFDPTYGPISRRFLENPDEFALAYAKAWYKLLHRDMGPVSRYLGPWVPEPQLWQDPVPAVDHELVGDADIAALKAKVLESGLTTEQLVSTAWAAAASFRSTDKRGGANGARLRLEPQRSWEVNQPEQLASVLAKLEDVQREFNEAGGAKISLADLIVLAGSAAVEKAARDAGFDVTVPFHPGRTDASQEQTDVESFAVLEPRADGFRNYLRAGEKLQPEVLLVDRAYMLNLTAPEMTVLVGGLRALGANVGGARHGVFTDRPGVLTNDFFTNLLSPGTRWKASESEEHVYEIRDLATDKVKWTATAVDLIFGSNSQLRALAEVYSGQAARERFVTDFVAAWTKVMELDRFDLA, encoded by the coding sequence ATGAGCGAGCCCACCAGCGCCCAGGGCGTGGACCAGAAGGCGGCGGCCGGCTGTCCGGTCGCGCACGACTCGGTGACCGCGCAGGGCAGCGAGAGCGAGAACCCGGCGATCGACTCGCCGACCGCGAAGACGAGCGGCCGCCCGCGCACCAACCGCGACTGGTGGCCCAACCAGCTCGACCTGTCGGTGCTGCGCGCGCACTCGTCCAAGAGCAACCCGCTGGGGCCGGACTTCAGCTACGCCAAGGAGTTCGCCAAGCTCGACGTCGAGGCGCTCAAGCGGGACATCGTCGAGGTGCTGACCACCTCGCAGGACTGGTGGCCGGCCGACTTCGGCCACTACGGCGGCCTGATGATCCGGATGAGCTGGCACGCCGCGGGCACGTACCGCATCCACGACGGCCGCGGCGGCGCCGGCGACGGCGCGCAGCGGTTCGCCCCGCTCAACAGCTGGCCGGACAACGCCAACCTGGACAAGGCGCGGCGACTGCTGTGGCCGGTCAAGGAGAAGTACGGCCAGCAGATCTCCTGGGCCGACCTGCTGGTGCTGGCCGGCAACGTGGCCATGGAGTCGATGGGCTTCAAGACCTTCGGCTTCGGCTTCGGCCGCGAGGACACCTGGGAGCCGGAGGAGATCTTCTGGGGCCCGGAGGACGACTGGCTGGGCGACGAGCGCTACGTCGCCGACGCGGAGATGGTGCCCGAGCTCGGCGCCACCGAGATGGGCCTGATCTACGTCAACCCGGAGGGTCCCCGCGGCAGCGCCGACTACATGGCGGCGGCCCACTTCATCCGCGAGACCTTCGGCCGGATGGCGATGAACGACGAGGAGACCGTCGCGCTGATCGCCGGCGGCCACACCTTCGGCAAGACGCACGGCGCCGCCGTCGCCGACGACCACGTCGGCCCGGAGCCGGAGGGCGCGCCGCTGGAGGCGCAGGGCCTGGGCTGGCTGAGCACCCACGGCAGCGGCAAGGGCGCGGACGCGATCACCAGCGGGCTGGAGGTCACGTGGACCGACCGGCCGACCGAGTGGAGCAACCGGTTCTTCGAGATCCTCTTCGGCTACGAGTGGGAGCTCACCACCAGCCCGGGCGGCGCCAAGCAGTACGTCGCCAAGGACGCGCCGGAGATCATCCCGGACCCGTTCGACCCGACCAAGAAGCACAAGCCGACCATGCTCACCACCGACCTGGCGCTGCGCTTCGACCCCACCTACGGCCCGATCTCGCGCCGGTTCCTGGAGAACCCGGACGAGTTCGCGCTGGCCTACGCCAAGGCCTGGTACAAGCTGCTGCACCGCGACATGGGTCCGGTCAGCCGCTACCTCGGGCCGTGGGTCCCGGAGCCCCAGCTGTGGCAGGACCCGGTGCCGGCCGTCGACCACGAGCTCGTGGGTGACGCCGACATCGCCGCCCTGAAGGCGAAGGTGCTGGAGTCCGGCCTCACCACCGAGCAGCTGGTCAGCACCGCCTGGGCCGCCGCGGCGAGCTTCCGGTCCACCGACAAGCGCGGTGGCGCCAACGGCGCCCGGCTGCGTCTGGAGCCCCAGCGCAGCTGGGAGGTCAACCAGCCCGAGCAGCTCGCGTCGGTGCTGGCGAAGCTGGAGGACGTCCAGCGGGAGTTCAACGAGGCCGGCGGCGCGAAGATCTCGCTGGCCGACCTGATCGTGCTGGCCGGCTCGGCCGCCGTGGAGAAGGCGGCGCGCGACGCCGGCTTCGACGTGACCGTGCCGTTCCACCCGGGCCGCACCGACGCCTCCCAGGAGCAGACCGACGTCGAGTCGTTCGCGGTCCTGGAGCCGCGGGCCGACGGGTTCCGCAACTACCTGCGTGCCGGCGAGAAGCTCCAGCCCGAGGTGCTGCTCGTCGACCGGGCGTACATGCTGAACCTGACCGCGCCGGAGATGACCGTGCTCGTCGGCGGCCTGCGCGCCCTCGGCGCGAACGTCGGCGGCGCCCGGCACGGGGTGTTCACCGACCGGCCCGGCGTGCTCACCAACGACTTCTTCACCAACCTGCTCTCGCCGGGCACGCGGTGGAAGGCGTCGGAGTCCGAGGAGCACGTGTACGAGATCCGCGACCTGGCGACCGACAAGGTGAAGTGGACGGCCACCGCGGTCGACCTCATCTTCGGCTCCAACTCGCAGCTGCGGGCCCTGGCCGAGGTGTACTCCGGCCAGGCCGCTCGCGAGCGGTTCGTGACCGACTTCGTGGCGGCGTGGACCAAGGTCATGGAGCTCGACCGGTTCGACCTCGCCTGA
- a CDS encoding MerR family transcriptional regulator, whose product MSLTDSTQPTWTAGTVARHLGIAESTLRSWHRRYGLAPQGSTPGRYRRYSTEDVARLRRMRDLIARGMLPSEAANTIASSLAPIGISTLVEAAQALDTARCVALVTDALAANGVVPVWDRLCRPALVALDTVQSVQPACVDSEHVLSWSVLTALHRVVGPPPAPDAPRVLLACTPNEQHTLPLEALAAALVERAVPIQMLGAATPAISIAHSLQTSAPASLVLWSQRRETADRDVLRAVLPSSARVVLAGPGWNGLRSRPSGAAGSSRVTSLPDALNALV is encoded by the coding sequence ATGAGTCTCACCGACTCGACGCAGCCGACGTGGACCGCCGGGACGGTGGCCCGTCACCTCGGCATCGCCGAGTCGACCCTGCGCTCATGGCATCGCCGCTACGGCCTGGCGCCGCAGGGCTCCACGCCCGGCCGGTATCGCCGGTACAGCACCGAGGACGTGGCCCGCTTGCGGCGGATGCGTGACCTGATCGCGCGAGGGATGCTGCCGTCCGAGGCCGCCAACACGATCGCGTCGTCGCTCGCGCCGATCGGCATCAGCACGTTGGTCGAGGCGGCGCAGGCACTGGACACCGCCCGCTGTGTGGCGCTGGTGACCGATGCGTTGGCCGCCAACGGAGTCGTGCCGGTGTGGGACCGGCTGTGCCGGCCGGCGCTGGTCGCGTTGGACACGGTCCAGTCCGTTCAGCCGGCCTGTGTGGACAGTGAACACGTGCTGTCCTGGTCCGTGCTCACGGCTCTGCACCGCGTGGTGGGGCCGCCGCCCGCGCCGGACGCGCCCCGCGTCCTGTTGGCGTGCACACCGAACGAACAGCACACGCTGCCGCTGGAGGCATTGGCTGCCGCGCTGGTCGAAAGGGCCGTGCCCATTCAGATGCTGGGCGCCGCGACGCCCGCGATCAGCATCGCGCACTCGCTGCAGACCTCGGCGCCGGCTTCCCTCGTGCTGTGGAGCCAGCGCCGCGAAACCGCCGACCGTGACGTGCTTCGGGCCGTGCTGCCCTCGTCGGCACGCGTGGTGCTGGCCGGACCCGGCTGGAACGGCCTGCGGTCTCGGCCATCGGGCGCAGCAGGCTCGTCGCGGGTGACGAGCCTGCCGGACGCCCTGAACGCCCTGGTGTGA
- a CDS encoding NAD-dependent epimerase/dehydratase family protein, with amino-acid sequence MRLLVIGGTAFVGRAIVADALARGHKVTTFNRGLTGQDADGVEALRGDRSTDAGLRELTGRSFDAVIDPGGLVPAHVLRTARAELAPFYAFVSTTAVYRSWTTAGTDESAPTWPGVPDEDGDPDLARLGVRKRGCELAVEQTFGPDAAVIARAGMIVGPHDNVGQLPWWLTRIAQGGRVLAPGDPDRGLQLIDVRDLSAFVLDQVEARAGGIHNVVPDEPNTTMGHLVDDCAQATGSTAEAVWVDEGFLFSQGVQPWAELPLWIPDGPATAGFWAVSGASAKAAGLRTRPVAESVRDTWEWLRSGGEVRLTPGAAPFGIAGEKEQQVLTAWDARSVV; translated from the coding sequence ATGAGGCTTCTGGTCATCGGCGGCACGGCGTTCGTCGGCCGCGCGATCGTGGCCGACGCCCTGGCCCGGGGGCACAAGGTCACGACGTTCAACCGGGGCCTGACCGGCCAGGATGCCGACGGCGTCGAGGCGCTGCGCGGCGACCGGTCCACGGACGCGGGTCTCCGGGAACTCACCGGCCGCTCCTTCGACGCGGTCATCGACCCGGGCGGCCTGGTGCCGGCCCACGTGCTCCGCACCGCCCGAGCCGAGTTGGCGCCGTTCTACGCGTTCGTCTCCACCACGGCCGTCTACCGGTCGTGGACCACGGCCGGAACGGACGAGTCGGCGCCGACCTGGCCGGGCGTGCCGGACGAGGACGGCGACCCCGACCTGGCCCGGCTCGGCGTCCGCAAGCGCGGCTGCGAGCTGGCGGTGGAGCAGACCTTCGGCCCGGACGCCGCCGTGATCGCGCGGGCCGGCATGATCGTCGGCCCACACGACAACGTCGGCCAACTGCCCTGGTGGCTCACCAGGATCGCCCAGGGCGGCCGGGTGCTCGCGCCCGGCGATCCGGACCGCGGGCTGCAGCTGATCGACGTGCGCGACCTGTCGGCGTTCGTGCTGGACCAGGTCGAGGCGCGAGCGGGCGGCATCCACAACGTCGTCCCGGACGAACCCAACACGACGATGGGCCACCTCGTCGACGACTGCGCACAGGCCACGGGTTCGACCGCCGAGGCCGTCTGGGTGGACGAGGGTTTCCTGTTCTCCCAAGGCGTTCAGCCCTGGGCCGAGCTTCCGCTGTGGATCCCGGACGGGCCCGCCACCGCCGGGTTCTGGGCGGTGTCCGGCGCGAGCGCGAAGGCCGCCGGCCTACGCACCCGGCCGGTCGCCGAATCCGTCCGGGACACATGGGAATGGCTCCGGTCGGGCGGCGAGGTCCGGCTCACCCCCGGCGCCGCGCCGTTCGGTATCGCCGGCGAGAAGGAACAGCAGGTCCTCACGGCCTGGGACGCGCGATCAGTCGTCTGA